From a single Couchioplanes caeruleus genomic region:
- a CDS encoding acetylornithine transaminase translates to MSGLVERWQQSLMNNYGTPSLALVSGSGAVLTAEDGTQYVDLLGGIAVNALGHAHPAVVQAVTQQISTLGHVSNFYVAEPPVALAELLLALAGRPGRVVFGNSGAEANEAAFKLSRLTGRTHVVSTHGGFHGRTMGALALTGQPAKADPFRPLPGDVTHVPYGDSEALRSAVTDATAMVILEPIQGEMGVVVPPPGYLAAAREICTRTGALLVLDEVQTGIGRTGHWFHHQSEGVEPDVVTLAKGLGGGLPIGACMAFGAAADLFGPGSHGTTFGGNPISCAAGLAVIRTIAGEGLLDHVKRVGELIRRGIEGLNHPLVSGVRGAGLLLGIVLTENASAELAGRLRDKGFLVNAVQPDAIRLAPPLILTSEQAESFVAAFREVLP, encoded by the coding sequence ATGAGCGGTCTCGTCGAACGCTGGCAGCAGAGCCTGATGAACAACTACGGCACCCCGTCGCTGGCGCTGGTCAGCGGGTCGGGCGCGGTGCTGACCGCCGAGGACGGCACGCAGTACGTCGACCTGCTCGGCGGCATCGCGGTCAACGCGCTCGGGCACGCCCACCCCGCCGTGGTGCAGGCCGTCACCCAGCAGATCTCCACGCTCGGGCACGTCTCCAACTTCTACGTCGCCGAGCCGCCGGTCGCCCTCGCCGAGCTGCTGCTGGCGCTCGCGGGCCGGCCCGGCCGGGTCGTGTTCGGCAACTCCGGCGCGGAGGCCAACGAGGCCGCGTTCAAGCTGTCCCGCCTCACCGGACGCACCCACGTCGTCTCGACCCACGGCGGCTTCCACGGCCGCACGATGGGTGCGCTCGCGCTGACCGGCCAGCCCGCGAAGGCGGACCCGTTCCGGCCGCTGCCGGGAGACGTCACCCATGTCCCGTACGGCGACAGCGAAGCGCTGCGGTCCGCGGTGACGGACGCGACCGCCATGGTGATCCTCGAGCCGATCCAGGGCGAGATGGGTGTCGTCGTCCCGCCGCCCGGCTACCTCGCCGCCGCCCGGGAGATCTGTACGCGTACCGGCGCGCTGCTGGTCCTCGACGAGGTGCAGACCGGCATCGGGCGTACCGGGCACTGGTTCCACCACCAGAGCGAGGGCGTCGAGCCGGACGTGGTGACGCTCGCCAAGGGCCTCGGTGGCGGCCTGCCGATCGGCGCCTGCATGGCGTTCGGCGCGGCGGCCGACCTGTTCGGCCCCGGCTCGCACGGCACCACCTTCGGCGGCAACCCGATCAGCTGCGCCGCGGGCCTCGCGGTGATCCGGACGATCGCGGGCGAGGGGCTGCTCGACCACGTCAAGCGGGTCGGCGAGCTGATCCGCCGCGGCATCGAGGGGCTGAACCACCCGCTGGTCTCCGGCGTCCGCGGCGCCGGGCTGCTGCTGGGCATCGTGCTGACCGAGAACGCGTCCGCGGAGCTCGCGGGCAGGCTGCGCGACAAGGGCTTCCTCGTCAACGCCGTACAGCCGGACGCGATCCGGCTCGCGCCACCCCTCATCCTGACCAGCGAGCAGGCTGAGTCCTTCGTCGCCGCCTTCCGGGAGGTTCTCCCATGA
- the argB gene encoding acetylglutamate kinase has translation MTPQEKAAVLIESLPWLERFHGSTVVIKYGGNAMIKPELQRAFAADMVFLRYAGIKPVVVHGGGPQISAMLGRLGIESEFRGGLRVTTPEAMDVVRMVLVGQVGRELVGLINEHGPFAVGLSGEDARLFTAVRRHAVVDGEPVDIGQVGDVASVDTSAVDDLIAAGRIPVVATVAPDADGVVHNVNADTAAAALAVALGARKLVVLTDVPGLYTNWPDTSSLTSQIDADALAKLLPGLESGMAPKMEACLRAVQGGVPAAHVVDGRVPHSTLLEVFTSEGFGTMVVPS, from the coding sequence ATGACCCCGCAGGAGAAGGCGGCCGTCCTCATCGAGTCGCTGCCGTGGCTGGAACGCTTCCACGGCTCGACCGTCGTCATCAAGTACGGCGGCAACGCGATGATCAAGCCGGAGCTGCAGCGCGCGTTCGCGGCCGACATGGTCTTCCTGCGGTACGCCGGCATCAAACCCGTCGTGGTGCACGGCGGCGGCCCGCAGATCTCGGCCATGCTCGGCAGGCTCGGCATCGAGAGCGAGTTCCGCGGCGGCCTGCGCGTCACCACGCCCGAGGCGATGGACGTCGTGCGCATGGTGCTCGTCGGCCAGGTCGGGCGCGAGCTCGTCGGGCTGATCAACGAGCACGGCCCGTTCGCCGTGGGCCTGTCCGGCGAGGACGCGCGGCTTTTCACCGCCGTACGCCGGCACGCGGTCGTCGACGGTGAGCCGGTCGACATCGGCCAGGTCGGCGACGTGGCGTCCGTGGACACCTCGGCCGTCGACGACCTCATCGCCGCCGGGCGCATCCCGGTCGTCGCCACCGTCGCGCCCGACGCCGACGGGGTGGTGCACAACGTCAACGCCGACACCGCCGCGGCCGCGCTGGCCGTCGCGCTCGGCGCCCGCAAGCTGGTCGTGCTCACCGACGTGCCCGGCCTTTACACCAACTGGCCGGACACGTCGTCGCTCACCTCGCAGATCGACGCCGACGCGCTGGCGAAGCTGCTGCCGGGCCTCGAGTCCGGGATGGCGCCCAAGATGGAGGCCTGCCTGCGCGCCGTGCAGGGCGGGGTGCCCGCCGCGCACGTCGTCGACGGCCGGGTCCCGCACTCGACGCTGCTCGAAGTCTTCACCTCGGAAGGATTCGGAACGATGGTGGTCCCCTCATGA
- the argJ gene encoding bifunctional glutamate N-acetyltransferase/amino-acid acetyltransferase ArgJ, with protein sequence MTVTAPKGFRASGVAAGLKASGGPDVALVVNDGPDATVAGVFTGNRVKAAPVLWSQQVLKGGVIRAVVLNSGGANACTGTQGFRDTHATAEHVASVLRGGPKPLLIGAGDVAVCSTGLIGELLPMDKLLPGVTAAVKQLGPDGGEAAATAIMTTDTVAKNVHVVQEGWSVGGIAKGAGMLAPALATMLVVLTTDAVAGSEALDTALREATRVTFDRIDADGCMSTNDTVLLLASGASDVQPSQEELTAAVTAACHDLAQQLIADAEGATKHVAIQVLGAASEADAVEVGRSVAGNNLVKTALFGNDPNWGRILAAVGTTGAAFTPDRIDVGVNGVWVCKGGAAAEDRSKVDLRGRDVTIQVHLHEGEMDATIWTTDLSHAYVHENSAYST encoded by the coding sequence GTGACCGTCACCGCCCCCAAGGGTTTCCGCGCCTCCGGCGTCGCCGCCGGGCTCAAGGCCAGCGGCGGGCCGGACGTGGCGCTCGTCGTCAACGACGGGCCCGACGCGACCGTCGCCGGCGTGTTCACCGGCAACCGGGTCAAGGCCGCGCCGGTGCTGTGGAGCCAGCAGGTGCTCAAGGGCGGCGTGATCCGCGCCGTCGTGCTGAACTCCGGCGGCGCCAACGCGTGCACCGGCACGCAGGGCTTCCGCGACACCCACGCCACCGCCGAGCACGTCGCCTCGGTGCTGCGTGGCGGGCCGAAGCCGCTGCTCATCGGGGCCGGCGACGTCGCGGTCTGCTCCACCGGCCTGATCGGTGAGCTGCTGCCGATGGACAAGCTGCTGCCCGGCGTCACCGCGGCGGTCAAGCAGCTCGGCCCGGACGGCGGCGAGGCCGCGGCGACGGCGATCATGACCACCGACACGGTCGCCAAGAACGTGCACGTGGTCCAGGAGGGCTGGTCGGTCGGCGGGATCGCCAAGGGCGCCGGGATGCTCGCCCCCGCCCTGGCCACCATGCTCGTCGTGCTGACCACGGACGCGGTCGCCGGCTCGGAGGCGCTCGACACCGCGCTGCGCGAGGCCACCCGGGTGACGTTCGACCGCATCGACGCCGACGGCTGCATGTCCACCAACGACACCGTCCTGCTGCTGGCCAGCGGCGCCTCGGACGTGCAGCCCAGCCAGGAGGAGCTGACCGCCGCGGTCACCGCCGCCTGCCACGACCTCGCGCAGCAGCTCATCGCCGACGCGGAGGGCGCGACCAAGCACGTCGCGATCCAGGTGCTGGGCGCCGCCAGCGAGGCCGACGCGGTCGAGGTCGGCCGGTCGGTGGCGGGGAACAACCTGGTCAAGACCGCGCTGTTCGGCAACGACCCCAACTGGGGCCGCATCCTCGCCGCCGTGGGTACGACCGGCGCGGCGTTCACCCCGGACCGCATCGACGTGGGCGTGAACGGCGTGTGGGTGTGCAAGGGCGGCGCCGCCGCGGAGGACCGGTCCAAGGTGGATCTGCGTGGCCGGGACGTCACGATCCAGGTGCACCTGCACGAGGGGGAGATGGACGCGACGATCTGGACCACGGATCTGAGCCACGCGTACGTGCACGAGAACTCGGCGTACAGCACATGA
- the argC gene encoding N-acetyl-gamma-glutamyl-phosphate reductase has product MGIRVAVAGASGYAGGELLRLIAGHPELDLVAATAHTQAGTPVAAVHPQLAGLDLTLGATDAVTLSDADLVFLALPHGQSAALAAQLPGGVKIVDLGADFRLRDAAAWERYYGGAHAGTWTYGLPELPGQREAAAASDRVANTGCYAATITLALAPLIAAGVADPADVVVVAASGTSGAGRAAKVNLLGSEVMGDLSPYKVGAHQHVPEIKQATGADSLSLTPVLAPMPRGILATVTAKPIGRTHPRDVLAAAYADEPFVHLLPEGAWPHTAATLGSNSCHLQATLDVDSGRIVVVSALDNLGKGAAAQAVQCANLMLGLPETAGLSVFGVAP; this is encoded by the coding sequence ATGGGAATCCGGGTCGCTGTGGCCGGGGCCAGTGGATATGCCGGGGGTGAGCTGCTGCGCCTGATCGCCGGCCACCCCGAGCTCGACCTCGTGGCCGCCACGGCGCACACGCAGGCGGGTACGCCCGTCGCGGCCGTGCACCCGCAGCTCGCGGGGTTGGACCTGACGCTCGGGGCCACCGATGCCGTCACCTTGAGCGACGCCGACCTCGTCTTCCTCGCGCTCCCGCACGGGCAGTCGGCGGCCCTCGCCGCGCAGCTGCCCGGCGGGGTGAAGATCGTCGACCTGGGCGCGGACTTCCGGTTGCGCGACGCCGCGGCCTGGGAGCGCTACTACGGCGGCGCGCACGCCGGCACGTGGACGTACGGCCTCCCCGAGCTGCCCGGGCAGCGCGAGGCGGCCGCCGCCAGCGACCGGGTCGCCAACACCGGCTGCTACGCGGCCACGATCACGCTCGCCCTCGCCCCGCTGATCGCCGCCGGGGTCGCCGATCCCGCCGACGTCGTGGTGGTCGCCGCCTCCGGCACGTCCGGGGCCGGCCGGGCGGCGAAGGTGAACCTGCTCGGCAGCGAGGTGATGGGTGACCTGTCGCCGTACAAGGTGGGTGCCCACCAGCACGTGCCGGAGATCAAGCAGGCCACCGGCGCCGACTCGCTGTCCCTGACGCCGGTGCTGGCCCCGATGCCGCGCGGGATCCTCGCGACCGTCACGGCGAAGCCGATCGGGCGTACGCACCCGCGCGACGTGCTGGCCGCGGCGTACGCGGACGAGCCGTTCGTGCACCTGCTGCCGGAGGGCGCCTGGCCGCACACCGCGGCGACGCTCGGATCCAACTCGTGCCACCTGCAGGCGACGCTGGACGTCGACTCCGGGCGCATCGTCGTGGTCAGCGCGCTGGACAACCTCGGCAAGGGCGCCGCCGCGCAGGCCGTACAGTGCGCCAACCTGATGCTCGGCCTGCCCGAGACGGCCGGCCTGTCGGTGTTCGGGGTGGCGCCGTGA